The following proteins are encoded in a genomic region of Mycolicibacterium confluentis:
- a CDS encoding serine hydrolase produces the protein MRRLQPKSAMTGAALACVALLVGGCAQGWGAPPTEPAPEATVVVPQAPMPELPAVPPASFAGLDGRLQEATVDAAASGANIAVVVLDRTTGQRVSNGNNSPFPIASVVKLFIADDLLLQEAEGKTKLSPADRQSLDIMLRSSDDSAAQMFWDRNGGNAIIGRIKARYGLGATTAPYNGHWDVTQSTAADLVRYYEMLLNGSGGLPREQADVIINNLAAFTPTGNDGYPQRFGIPDGLPGEKVAVKQGWFCCWNPGKQLHVSTGVIGPDRRYVMAIGALDPTSDAAARANITQAVKAMFPGGRI, from the coding sequence ATGCGTCGGCTCCAGCCGAAATCGGCGATGACGGGTGCGGCCCTCGCCTGCGTGGCGCTGCTCGTGGGCGGGTGTGCGCAGGGATGGGGTGCACCGCCGACTGAACCAGCCCCCGAGGCGACGGTCGTCGTCCCGCAGGCCCCGATGCCCGAACTGCCCGCTGTCCCACCGGCATCGTTCGCCGGACTCGACGGCCGCCTCCAGGAGGCCACCGTCGACGCCGCGGCGTCCGGTGCGAACATCGCGGTCGTTGTCCTGGACCGCACCACCGGTCAGCGCGTCTCCAACGGCAACAACAGCCCCTTCCCGATCGCGTCGGTGGTGAAGCTGTTCATCGCCGACGACCTCCTGCTGCAGGAGGCAGAGGGCAAGACGAAGCTGTCCCCCGCCGACCGCCAGTCGCTCGACATCATGCTGCGGTCTTCGGATGACAGTGCGGCACAGATGTTTTGGGACCGCAACGGCGGGAACGCCATCATCGGGCGCATCAAGGCCCGCTACGGGCTGGGCGCTACGACCGCGCCCTACAACGGGCACTGGGACGTCACCCAGAGCACCGCTGCCGATCTGGTCCGCTACTACGAGATGCTGTTGAACGGCTCCGGCGGACTGCCCCGTGAACAGGCCGACGTCATCATCAACAACCTCGCGGCCTTCACACCGACGGGGAACGACGGCTACCCACAGCGATTCGGCATCCCCGACGGGCTCCCCGGCGAGAAGGTCGCCGTCAAGCAGGGGTGGTTCTGCTGCTGGAATCCCGGCAAGCAGCTGCATGTGTCCACCGGCGTCATCGGGCCCGACCGCCGCTACGTGATGGCGATCGGCGCCCTGGACCCCACCAGTGACGCCGCCGCCCGCGCCAACATCACGCAGGCCGTCAAGGCGATGTTCCCCGGCGGCAGGATCTAG
- a CDS encoding TetR/AcrR family transcriptional regulator — protein sequence MSGHSSESSGPTRQRLIDVAIELFKQNSVAGTSLQMISDELGLTKSAIYHHFRTRDELLTAVMEPLITEVAALVAAAEVHRGARARADHMLVGYASLAASQREVLSLLSGDPGVVALLRTRTEWAAVVERQMALFADVEPGLGGQVKAALVMSGIASAAGVDFGDVDEAALRDELIAAGRRTLGLRAPQGRTGV from the coding sequence GTGAGCGGTCACTCATCGGAGTCCAGCGGACCCACCCGGCAGCGCCTGATCGACGTCGCGATCGAACTGTTCAAGCAGAACAGCGTCGCCGGCACGTCACTGCAGATGATCTCCGATGAACTGGGGCTGACCAAGTCCGCGATCTACCACCACTTCCGCACCCGCGATGAGCTTCTGACCGCCGTGATGGAGCCGCTGATCACCGAGGTCGCCGCACTGGTCGCCGCCGCAGAGGTACACCGCGGCGCGCGCGCCCGCGCCGACCACATGCTCGTCGGCTACGCCTCGCTGGCCGCATCGCAGCGCGAGGTCCTGTCGCTGCTCTCCGGCGATCCCGGCGTGGTCGCCCTGTTGCGCACTCGCACCGAGTGGGCCGCCGTCGTCGAACGCCAGATGGCGCTGTTCGCTGATGTCGAACCCGGCTTGGGCGGGCAGGTGAAGGCGGCGCTGGTGATGTCGGGGATCGCGTCGGCCGCAGGCGTCGACTTCGGCGACGTGGACGAGGCGGCCCTGCGTGACGAACTGATCGCGGCCGGCCGTCGCACCCTCGGCCTCCGAGCGCCCCAGGGACGAACCGGTGTCTAG
- a CDS encoding MarR family winged helix-turn-helix transcriptional regulator, with product MRVQLRLSYEMNRQLQADSGLSLADYDVLVALSDEDQGMRVSDLAAQIGWERSRLSHQLRRMEERGLTERRPNAEDRRTTNVVLTATGRRAIVEAAPGHVDLVRTMFFDPLPENLLGPFTAALEHIHVNLNHNSSLPPAPK from the coding sequence ATGCGGGTGCAACTGCGGCTGAGTTACGAGATGAACCGCCAGTTGCAGGCCGACTCGGGATTGTCACTGGCCGACTATGACGTGCTGGTGGCGCTCAGCGACGAGGACCAGGGCATGCGCGTCAGTGACCTGGCCGCGCAGATCGGCTGGGAACGCAGCAGGCTGTCACATCAATTGCGGCGCATGGAGGAACGCGGACTCACCGAGCGTCGCCCGAACGCCGAGGACCGTCGCACCACCAACGTCGTGCTCACGGCGACTGGTCGGCGGGCGATCGTCGAGGCCGCGCCAGGACACGTCGACCTCGTGCGCACCATGTTCTTCGATCCTCTGCCCGAGAACCTGCTCGGCCCGTTCACCGCCGCGCTGGAGCACATTCACGTGAACCTCAACCACAACAGTTCGCTGCCGCCCGCTCCCAAGTAA
- a CDS encoding DUF1906 domain-containing protein: MQNSAETSSRRRDRVSRRDALRYAGAASVLAGLGAASAIPTAPPAAAAGSQLIDFAAAQIPAEHIRAAGYAGVINYVSTSRPGSNFGAKPITRPYAESLVRAGLVIVSNFQYGKPGGTAPSDFLRGGPGGVADAKTAWHLHTAAGGGQSAPIYFSVDDDIDRETWNNRALPWFRGINSVIGVLRTGVYGGVKVCEWAIADGVIGQSRTPGKRWAWQTRSWSNGKIHPAAVLYQRVIDTASSPGPLVGGIRVDVNDVLAQDVGQWNLHP, encoded by the coding sequence GTGCAGAACTCGGCGGAGACGTCCAGCCGGCGGCGGGACCGGGTCTCGCGTCGCGACGCGCTGCGCTACGCCGGTGCCGCATCGGTGCTGGCCGGTCTGGGTGCGGCGTCAGCCATCCCCACGGCTCCCCCTGCAGCGGCCGCCGGCTCGCAACTGATCGACTTCGCCGCGGCTCAGATTCCCGCCGAACACATTCGGGCTGCAGGCTACGCCGGGGTGATCAACTACGTCTCCACGTCGCGTCCCGGCTCGAACTTCGGGGCCAAGCCGATCACCCGCCCGTATGCCGAGTCACTGGTCAGGGCCGGGCTGGTGATCGTCAGCAACTTCCAGTACGGAAAACCGGGCGGCACCGCACCATCGGACTTCCTGCGTGGGGGACCCGGCGGTGTCGCCGATGCCAAGACCGCCTGGCACCTGCACACCGCGGCAGGCGGCGGGCAGAGCGCACCAATCTACTTCTCCGTCGACGACGACATCGACCGGGAGACGTGGAACAACCGGGCACTTCCGTGGTTTCGTGGAATCAACTCGGTGATCGGCGTGCTGCGCACCGGTGTCTACGGTGGCGTCAAGGTGTGCGAATGGGCCATCGCCGACGGTGTCATCGGGCAGTCCCGCACACCCGGGAAACGGTGGGCGTGGCAGACCCGGTCGTGGTCGAACGGAAAGATCCACCCCGCCGCGGTCCTCTACCAACGCGTCATCGACACCGCGTCGAGTCCGGGACCGCTGGTCGGCGGCATCCGCGTCGACGTCAACGACGTCCTGGCTCAGGATGTCGGCCAGTGGAACCTGCATCCCTGA
- a CDS encoding coiled-coil domain-containing protein, with protein sequence MTGLRHTLRRAACGAAAACLVLGISMGDVKADPADDALTKLKELSSQAVQTRESVTNAQHDADAKLAEQTAAEDRHRADLDALAAANAQLEPHQAAYDRIAAMTYMSGRTGQMAAVLTATSPQQLIDGLSVQRTVSIEAANQMKAFHAARELAAGAAQASEKSAADARAKAEQAAATRAELQAKWSELLKQIAAAEAQYAALTPQQQAVVDSMPPPPIAPAPEDPAIAAMPGDVAPPPAAPEPLLADIPEALPVGVASEMGLQRNTILAARAISAQFPQIAEIGGVRPDSKPWHPSGLAIDVMIPNPTSPEGIALGDAILAYALSNAGRFGLQDAIWRGTYYTPAGPQATGYGHYDHVHVTTTPRR encoded by the coding sequence GTGACCGGGCTTCGCCATACCCTTCGTCGAGCGGCGTGCGGTGCTGCCGCCGCGTGCCTGGTGCTGGGCATATCGATGGGCGATGTGAAGGCCGATCCCGCCGATGACGCACTGACCAAACTCAAGGAGCTGTCCAGTCAGGCGGTGCAGACCCGCGAGTCCGTCACCAACGCCCAGCACGACGCCGACGCCAAGCTGGCTGAGCAGACCGCAGCAGAAGACCGCCACCGCGCTGACCTGGACGCCCTCGCGGCCGCCAACGCCCAGCTTGAGCCCCACCAGGCCGCATACGACCGGATCGCGGCGATGACCTACATGAGCGGCCGCACCGGGCAGATGGCGGCGGTGCTCACCGCGACCTCGCCGCAGCAGCTGATCGACGGACTGTCGGTGCAGCGGACGGTGTCCATCGAGGCCGCCAACCAGATGAAGGCCTTCCACGCGGCACGTGAGCTCGCGGCCGGCGCCGCGCAGGCCTCCGAGAAATCGGCCGCCGACGCCCGCGCCAAGGCGGAGCAGGCCGCCGCGACGCGCGCAGAACTTCAGGCCAAGTGGAGTGAACTGCTGAAACAGATCGCCGCCGCCGAGGCGCAGTACGCGGCATTGACACCGCAGCAGCAGGCAGTGGTCGACAGCATGCCGCCACCCCCGATTGCACCCGCTCCGGAGGATCCGGCGATCGCCGCGATGCCCGGTGACGTTGCGCCACCCCCCGCGGCCCCGGAACCGCTGCTCGCCGACATCCCCGAGGCGCTGCCGGTCGGCGTCGCCTCCGAGATGGGCCTGCAGCGCAACACAATCCTGGCGGCTCGGGCGATCAGCGCGCAGTTTCCGCAGATCGCCGAGATCGGCGGAGTCCGGCCGGACTCGAAGCCCTGGCATCCGAGCGGCTTGGCGATCGACGTGATGATTCCCAATCCCACCAGCCCAGAGGGCATCGCGCTCGGCGATGCGATCCTCGCGTACGCGCTGAGTAACGCTGGCCGATTCGGGTTGCAGGATGCCATCTGGCGCGGCACCTACTACACCCCGGCCGGTCCGCAGGCGACGGGTTACGGCCACTACGACCACGTGCACGTCACGACCACACCTCGCCGTTAG
- a CDS encoding SDR family NAD(P)-dependent oxidoreductase codes for MGQLDGRTALVTGGNSGIGLATAKRLADEGAYVFITGRDRKRLDEAAAKIGAHGVQSDISKPEELDALAAEIAERGKGLDVLFANAGGGDFATLAEVTPQHYRDNFDRNVAGTVFTVQKALPLLNAGASVVLAGSTAPSKGIPAFGLYAASKAAIRSLGRTWAAELADRKIRVNTIIPGPIETPGLTGLAPEGEQQALLDSWAEQVPMKRVGHPDEIAAAVLFLASDQSSFMTGAELVVDGGQIQI; via the coding sequence ATGGGACAGCTCGACGGCAGGACAGCACTGGTCACCGGCGGAAACTCGGGCATCGGCCTGGCGACGGCCAAGCGCCTGGCCGATGAGGGCGCGTATGTCTTCATCACCGGACGCGACCGCAAACGCCTCGACGAGGCCGCCGCCAAGATCGGCGCGCACGGCGTGCAGAGCGACATCAGCAAGCCGGAGGAACTGGACGCCCTGGCCGCCGAGATCGCCGAGCGCGGAAAGGGCCTCGATGTCCTCTTCGCCAACGCCGGCGGCGGCGATTTCGCCACGCTCGCCGAGGTGACACCGCAGCACTACCGGGACAACTTCGACCGCAATGTCGCAGGCACGGTGTTCACCGTGCAGAAGGCGCTGCCGCTGCTCAATGCGGGCGCCTCGGTCGTGCTGGCCGGATCCACCGCCCCCTCCAAGGGCATCCCGGCGTTCGGCCTCTACGCCGCGTCCAAGGCCGCCATCCGATCCCTGGGCCGCACCTGGGCCGCCGAGTTGGCCGACCGCAAGATCCGGGTGAACACCATCATTCCCGGTCCGATCGAAACCCCCGGACTCACCGGCCTGGCACCAGAGGGTGAACAGCAGGCCCTGCTCGACAGCTGGGCGGAGCAGGTGCCGATGAAGCGGGTGGGCCATCCTGACGAGATCGCCGCCGCGGTGCTGTTCCTGGCCTCGGACCAGAGCAGCTTCATGACCGGAGCAGAGCTGGTCGTCGATGGTGGGCAGATCCAGATCTGA
- a CDS encoding oxygenase MpaB family protein: MSGPIPTRHPDRPRPIPAGVRTIATALAIKDPTPQQWQVLGERLTVGDEPMDRLVEWMAEAGMEDTRPLFERALHDGIASLEDAPGPLRDFFDTYEALPDWVDMDTVRRGQRALRRGGADGMYVARDVSLLGGYQFSGFNKTLIRTGALEKGSNKRFAETMQWAMDVIAEDGLGPRGVGYRSTIRVRLIHSFVRRHVSAMPDWRADEWGLPVNQTDMAATLVGALVAPAVGALGMGVVLSPSEYRAVAHLTRYVGWLIGVEDQWLPRDFRDSVRVLAHTLSALAAPDESTRQLAVPMIEDPLAWHYDALPGLRRRLARAQHLSITSAFLGRRAVRSLGLPSYSLPWYPLLRLPLNLSRSLTALTVPGGMERADHRGRREHRKLLRTMIGDDASATIGESAAHVSHVA; this comes from the coding sequence ATGAGCGGGCCGATCCCGACGCGCCACCCGGACCGTCCACGGCCGATTCCGGCCGGCGTTCGCACCATCGCTACGGCGCTGGCGATCAAGGACCCGACGCCCCAGCAGTGGCAGGTCCTCGGGGAACGGCTCACCGTCGGCGACGAACCGATGGACCGCCTGGTCGAGTGGATGGCCGAAGCGGGGATGGAAGACACGCGGCCGTTGTTCGAGCGAGCGCTCCACGACGGCATCGCGAGCCTCGAAGACGCCCCAGGACCGCTGCGCGACTTCTTCGACACCTATGAGGCGCTGCCGGACTGGGTGGACATGGACACCGTCCGCAGGGGGCAGCGCGCACTGCGGCGCGGTGGGGCCGACGGCATGTACGTCGCCCGGGATGTGTCCCTGCTGGGCGGCTACCAGTTCTCCGGATTCAACAAGACGCTGATTCGCACCGGTGCTCTGGAGAAGGGCTCCAACAAGCGGTTCGCCGAGACCATGCAGTGGGCCATGGACGTCATCGCCGAAGACGGACTCGGGCCGCGAGGTGTCGGATACCGGTCCACCATCCGGGTGCGGCTGATCCATTCCTTCGTCCGGCGCCATGTGTCGGCCATGCCGGACTGGCGCGCCGACGAGTGGGGGCTGCCGGTCAATCAGACCGACATGGCCGCGACGCTGGTCGGCGCCCTCGTCGCACCGGCCGTGGGCGCGCTCGGCATGGGTGTGGTGCTGTCACCGTCAGAATACAGGGCGGTCGCCCACCTGACCCGCTACGTCGGCTGGCTGATCGGCGTCGAAGACCAATGGCTGCCAAGGGATTTCCGCGACAGCGTCCGAGTCCTCGCGCACACGCTGTCCGCGCTGGCCGCGCCCGACGAATCCACCAGGCAACTGGCCGTCCCCATGATCGAGGACCCACTGGCCTGGCACTACGACGCCCTTCCGGGTCTGCGCCGCAGGCTCGCGCGCGCTCAGCACCTGTCGATCACCAGCGCCTTCCTGGGCCGGCGCGCGGTACGGTCCCTGGGCCTGCCGTCCTACTCGTTGCCGTGGTATCCGCTGCTGCGACTGCCGCTGAACCTGTCGCGCAGCCTCACAGCGCTCACCGTGCCGGGCGGCATGGAGCGTGCCGACCACAGGGGCCGCCGCGAGCATCGGAAGTTGTTGCGCACCATGATCGGTGACGACGCCTCGGCCACCATCGGTGAGTCTGCCGCACACGTCAGCCACGTCGCCTGA
- a CDS encoding SDR family NAD(P)-dependent oxidoreductase, with amino-acid sequence MSIDFHQRGRTAFDLSDKVVVVVGAGQSDGPGMGNGRAISLLAARHGAEVVAVDLNPASVKETVEMIVAEGGRAYAIEANVAHEDDCRRIFDTAMATSGRVDGMVYSVATNPPFDFETNSMTVENFNYGLNVNMLGCYHCNLFAAQCMEKNDGDTAGSIVNISSIASVKNEIGLNVGIMPYALGKCGLNQITEIAAVQYAGAGIRVNTLMLGPINSVLAQQASQSLFGVDADEAAQRHSEVVKLKMGRGTVWESAYAALYLLADESRFMTGQQIRLDGGATLVR; translated from the coding sequence GTGTCGATTGACTTCCACCAGAGGGGACGCACCGCGTTCGACCTGTCCGACAAGGTCGTCGTCGTGGTGGGCGCCGGACAGAGCGACGGTCCCGGCATGGGCAACGGGCGGGCGATCTCGCTCCTGGCCGCACGCCACGGTGCCGAAGTGGTCGCGGTGGACCTGAACCCGGCGTCTGTGAAGGAGACGGTCGAGATGATCGTTGCCGAGGGCGGCCGTGCGTACGCCATCGAGGCCAACGTCGCCCACGAGGACGACTGCCGGCGCATCTTCGACACGGCCATGGCGACCAGCGGCCGCGTGGACGGCATGGTCTACAGCGTCGCGACGAATCCGCCGTTCGACTTCGAGACGAACTCGATGACGGTCGAGAACTTCAACTACGGCCTCAACGTCAACATGCTCGGCTGTTATCACTGCAATCTCTTTGCCGCGCAGTGCATGGAGAAGAACGACGGCGACACCGCGGGCAGCATCGTGAACATCTCATCGATCGCCAGTGTCAAGAACGAGATCGGCCTGAACGTCGGCATCATGCCGTACGCGTTGGGGAAGTGCGGGCTTAACCAGATCACCGAGATCGCCGCCGTGCAGTACGCCGGGGCCGGCATCCGCGTCAACACGTTGATGTTGGGTCCCATCAACTCCGTGCTGGCCCAGCAGGCGTCGCAGTCACTGTTCGGGGTCGATGCCGACGAGGCGGCTCAGCGACACAGCGAGGTCGTCAAGCTCAAGATGGGACGCGGCACCGTCTGGGAATCCGCTTATGCCGCACTGTATCTGCTTGCCGACGAGTCACGGTTCATGACCGGACAGCAGATCCGTCTCGACGGCGGCGCGACTCTGGTGCGCTGA